A segment of the Streptomyces sp. ITFR-21 genome:
AACGGCATGTCAGACGGTGTGAAGCGGCCTCCGCACATCAGATGTCGCGGAAGATCTCGATCTGCGCCCCGATCGTGTTCAGCCGCTCCGCCAGGTCCTCGTAACCGCGGTTGATGACATAGACGTTGCGCAGCACCGACGTGCCCTCGGCCGCCATCATCGCCAGCAGGACGACCACCGCGGGGCGCAGGGCGGGCGGGCACATCATCTCGGCGGCCCGCCAGCGGGTCGGGCCCTCGACGAGCACCCGGTGCGGGTCGAGCAGTTTGACCTGGGCGCCGAGCCGGGTCAGCTCGGTCAGGTAGATCGCCCGGTTGTCGTAGACCCAGTCGTGGATCAGCGTCGAGCCCTGCGCGGTGGCCGCGATGGCCGCGAAGAAGGGCACGTTGTCGATGTTGAGGCCGGGGAACGGCATCGGGTGGATCTTGTCGATGGGGGAGCGCAGCTTGGACGGGCGGACGGTCAGGTCCACCAGCCGGGTGCGGCCGTTGTCCGCCCGGTACTCCGGGGTCAGCTCGTGGTCGAGCCCCATCTCCTCCAGCACCGCGAGCTCGATCTCCATGAACTCGATCGGCACCCGGCGGATGGTCAGCTCGGACTCGGTGACCACGGCCGCGGCCAGCAGGCTCATCGCCTCCACAGGGTCCTCGGAGGGCGCGTAGTCCACGTCGCGGTCGATGCGCGCGAGGCCGTGCACGGTGAGCGTGGTGGTGCCGACGCCGTCGACCCGCACTCCCAGCTCCTCCAGGAAGAAGCACAGGTCCTGGACCATGTAGTTGGAGCTGGCGTTGCGGATGACGGTGACGCCGTCGTGGCGGGCGGCGGCCAGCAGCACGTTCTCGGTCACCGTGTCGCCGCGCTCGGTCAGCACGATCGGGCGCTTCGGGGCCACCTCGCGGTCCACCTCGGCGTGGTAGGAGCCGTCGGTGGCGGTGATGTCGAGCCCGAAGTGCCGCAGCGCGTTCATGTGCGGCTGGACGGTGCGGGTGCCGAGGTCGCAGCCGCCCGCGTAGGGGATCTGGAAGCGGTCGGTACGGTGCAGCAGCGGGCCGAGGAACATGATCACGCTGCGGGTGCGGCGGGCCGCGTCGGTGTCCATGGCGGCCAGGTCCAGCTCGGCGGGCGGCACGATCTCCAGGTCGTTGCCGTCGTTGATCCACCGGGTGCGCACCCCGACGCTGCCCAGCACCTCCAGGATCCGGTAGACCTCCTCGATCCTGGCCACCCGGCGCAGCGTGGTGCGTCCGGCGTTCAGCAGGGTCGCGCAGAGCAGTGCCACACAGGCGTTCTTGCTCG
Coding sequences within it:
- a CDS encoding helix-turn-helix domain-containing protein; this encodes MTEDYLVRIGRLIRDARQHRGWTQAQLAEALGTSQSAVNRIERGNQNISLEMIARIGEALDSEIVSLGYAGPMHLRVVGGRRLSGAIDVKTSKNACVALLCATLLNAGRTTLRRVARIEEVYRILEVLGSVGVRTRWINDGNDLEIVPPAELDLAAMDTDAARRTRSVIMFLGPLLHRTDRFQIPYAGGCDLGTRTVQPHMNALRHFGLDITATDGSYHAEVDREVAPKRPIVLTERGDTVTENVLLAAARHDGVTVIRNASSNYMVQDLCFFLEELGVRVDGVGTTTLTVHGLARIDRDVDYAPSEDPVEAMSLLAAAVVTESELTIRRVPIEFMEIELAVLEEMGLDHELTPEYRADNGRTRLVDLTVRPSKLRSPIDKIHPMPFPGLNIDNVPFFAAIAATAQGSTLIHDWVYDNRAIYLTELTRLGAQVKLLDPHRVLVEGPTRWRAAEMMCPPALRPAVVVLLAMMAAEGTSVLRNVYVINRGYEDLAERLNTIGAQIEIFRDI